One Pochonia chlamydosporia 170 chromosome 5, whole genome shotgun sequence DNA segment encodes these proteins:
- a CDS encoding mitochondrial presequence protease (similar to Coccidioides immitis RS XP_001240413.1), protein MLRNAANAARKAVTELSQYPKPGDKLHGFTLVRSKHVPELELTALHLQHDKTGADYLHIAREDSNNVFSIGFKTNPPDDTGVPHILEHTTLCGSSKYPIRDPFFKMLPRTLSNFMNAFTASDHTFYPFATTNAQDFKNLMSVYLDSTLHPLLKQSDFTQEGWRIGPENPLGETEESKKLVFKGVVYNEMKGQMSDAGYLYYIRFQDHIFPDINNSGGDPQKITDLTYDQLKNFHADHYHPSNSKLFTYGDMPLADHLQELDARLQAFEKIQIDKEVHEPVKLTGPREVTLKGPSDPLVDPDRQYKTSVSWITGDTSDVVESFSIALLSTLLMDGYGSPLYRGLIETGMGADWSPNAGYDSSAKRGIFSIGLTGVQEAEVPKLKETVRDILKQARDNGFDKTKIDGALHQLELSLKHKTANFGFSMLNRLKPKWFNGTDPFDSLAWNDTISAFQTRLAEGGYLESLVDKYLLNDNTLTFTMAPSTTFGEDLATEEQERLSTMIGDAIKTAGGEEKARKQFEQQEHALLAEQNKTNTEDLSCLPTVHVKDIPRTKEPVIVRDEVQNGTAIQWHEAPTNGLTYFRAINTLENLPDDLRELVPLFTDSIMRLGTKDMTMEQLEDLIKLSTGGVSVGYHSTASPTNYEASSEGIIFTGMALDRNVPVMFDILHKLVLETNFDSPEAALRIRQLLQASADGVVNDIASSGHRFAVGYAESSLTRSAWLRQQVGGLSQVKLVTRLAGRPESDKLEDVINKLKQIQRFALSSDNMRTAITCGTESVTKNSSSLKSFMNALPKGVSDLKNPEPRRLPTDRKTFFPLPYQVYYGGLSVPTVSYTAPEGAPLQILSQLLTHKHLHHEIREKGGAYGGGAMYKPLDGLFGFYSYRDPNPQNTLTIMRNAGKWAVNKEWTDRDLEEAKISVFQAVDAPKAVNQEGMGKFLSGITEEMRQKKREQLLDVSKDQVKQAAQKYLVDALEQGEERVAFLGERQPWVDDSWKTQEMNVAVGE, encoded by the coding sequence ATGCTTCGAAACGCTGCCAACGCAGCCCGCAAAGCTGTTACCGAGCTGTCACAATACCCGAAACCGGGCGATAAACTTCACGGCTTTACTCTTGTACGATCGAAACACGTTCCAGAGTTGGAACTGACGGCCCTGCATTTGCAACACGACAAAACCGGCGCCGACTACCTGCACATTGCTAGAGAAGACAGCAACAATGTCTTTTCCATCGGCTTCAAGACGAACCCGCCTGACGATACCGGTGTTCCGCACATCCTCGAGCACACAACCCTGTGTGGCAGCAGCAAGTATCCCATTCGCGATCCATTCTTCAAGATGCTCCCTCGAACCTTGTCCAACTTCATGAACGCATTTACCGCCTCTGATCACACCTTTTACCCATTTGCGACCACAAACGCACAAGACTTCAAGAACCTCATGTCTGTGTATCTGGACTCTACCTTGCATCCGCTCCTGAAACAGTCTGACTTCACCCAAGAGGGATGGAGGATCGGACCGGAGAATCCTCTTGGAGAGACtgaggagagcaagaagctaGTGTTCAAGGGTGTGGTGTATAATGAGATGAAGGGTCAAATGTCGGACGCTGGTTATCTATACTACATTCGTTTCCAAGATCACATCTTTCCGGACATCAACAACTCTGGTGGCGATCCCCAGAAGATTACCGACCTGACTTACGACCAGCTCAAAAACTTCCACGCCGACCATTACCACCCTAGCAACTCGAAGCTGTTCACATACGGCGACATGCCCTTAGCCGACCATTTGCAGGAGCTGGACGCTAGACTCCAGGCGTTTGAAAAGATACAAATCGATAAGGAGGTCCACGAACCCGTCAAGCTTACGGGCCCTCGCGAGGTAACGCTAAAGGGTCCTTCAGATCCCCTGGTTGATCCTGATCGTCAGTACAAGACTTCGGTATCATGGATTACCGGAGATACCAGTGATGTTGTCGAATCATTCTCAATTGCTCTGCTGTCTACGCTTTTGATGGACGGATATGGCTCGCCTCTCTACCGTGGTCTTATTGAGACTGGCATGGGCGCCGACTGGAGCCCCAATGCAGGATATGATAGCTCGGCCAAGCGCGGCATCTTTTCGATTGGTTTGACCGGAGTTCAGGAAGCCGAAGTTCCCAAGCTGAAGGAAACCGTTCGGGACATCTTGAAGCAGGCCCGTGACAATGGGTtcgacaagaccaagattgATGGCGCCTTACATCAGCTGGAGCTGTCCCTAAAGCACAAGACTGCCAACTTTGGCTTTTCTATGCTGAACAGACTCAAGCCCAAGTGGTTCAACGGAACGGACCCATTTGACTCTCTTGCTTGGAACGACACTATCTCGGCATTCCAGACCAGGCTAGCGGAAGGCGGGTACCTCGAGAGCCTTGTCGACAAGTATTTGCTTAACGATAACACTCTCACGTTCACAATGGCACCGTCGACCACGTTTGGAGAGGATCTTGCAacagaagagcaagaacgCTTGTCTACCATGATTGGCGACGCTATCAAGACTGCCGGAGGTGAGGAGAAAGCTCGCAAGCAGTTCGAGCAACAAGAGCACGCACTCCTTGCCGaacaaaacaagacaaaTACCGAGGATCTAAGCTGTCTGCCAACTGTGCACGTCAAGGATATTCCACGAACGAAAGAGCCGGTAATCGTGCGCGACGAGGTTCAGAATGGCACCGCTATTCAATGGCACGAGGCACCAACGAACGGATTGACCTACTTCCGTGCTATCAATACCCTGGAAAATCTGCCAGATGACCTCCGAGAACTTGTCCCTCTGTTCACAGACAGCATTATGCGTCTTGGGACCAAGGACATGACCATGGAGCAGCTCGAGGACTTGATCAAGTTGTCAACCGGTGGCGTCTCTGTCGGATATCACTCCACGGCGTCACCCACCAACTACGAGGCATCGAGCGaaggcatcatcttcacGGGCATGGCATTGGACCGAAACGTCCCCGTAATGTTTGACATTCTTCACAAGCTGGTATTGGAGACCAACTTTGATAGCCCCGAGGCAGCCCTTCGCATTCGACAACTGCTCCAAGCTTCCGCGGACGGCGTTGTCAACGATATCGCCTCATCGGGCCATCGATTTGCCGTGGGCTATGCTGAATCTAGCCTCACTCGAAGTGCATGGTTGCGACAGCAGGTCGGTGGACTGTCACAGGTGAAACTAGTCACCAGACTAGCTGGCCGACCGGAGTCCGACAAGCTTGAGGacgtcatcaacaagttGAAGCAAATCCAACGATTCGCGCTCTCAAGCGACAATATGCGCACAGCAATCACCTGCGGCACTGAAAGTGTGACGAAAAACTCTAGTTCCCTTAAGTCCTTCATGAACGCCCTCCCCAAAGGTGTTTCGGACTTGAAGAACCCAGAGCCGCGGAGATTACCCACCGACCGCAAGACCTTCTTCCCCCTCCCGTACCAAGTGTACTATGGCGGCCTGTCAGTACCTACAGTGTCGTACACGGCACCTGAAGGTGCGCCGCTACAGATTCTGTCCCAGCTCCTTACCCACAAGCACCTGCACCACGAAATTCGCGAGAAGGGTGGCGCGTACGGTGGCGGTGCCATGTACAAACCGCTGGATGGTCTGTTTGGCTTCTACTCGTACCGCGATCCCAACCCCCAGAACACTTTGACCATTATGCGCAACGCGGGGAAGTGGGCAGTCAATAAAGAGTGGACGGATCGCGATctggaagaggccaagatctCAGTCTTCCAGGCTGTCGATGCACCCAAGGCAGTCAACCAAGAGGGCATGGGCAAATTCCTCTCCGGTATAACCGAAGAAATGCGACAGAAGAAGCGAGAGCAGCTACTCGACGTGTCAAAAGACCAGGTCAAGCAAGCTGCGCAGAAATATCTCGTCGACGCACTCGAACAGGGCGAAGAGCGCGTAGCCTTCCTCGGCGAGCGTCAGCCATGGGTAGACGACTCATGGAAAACGCAGGAGATGAATGTCGCAGTGGGCGAGTAA
- a CDS encoding alpha-taxilin (similar to Cordyceps militaris CM01 XP_006673106.1): MPSGQIEAPLTNGQDGHAHSAPAPGKKGKAKKAIDSSEASRLLQARISQLEQDAAGEKDQELEIEREVKRANRDLMQQVAKMDDMQKIDHLTKRSSELLADMRRLEKENQKNKKRGDTLQKERDTGRTELGKTVGLKEKLEKLCRELQRDNNKMKNENKELQTTQKRNNGAWDEKYATLLSKLEGYQEEKDTPRKQVVDMEVDELFRVRFKSFIEQYELRELHFHSLMRTKELEVQYHQSRYEREKKNAEAESSKARHLQAQVQAFTKTETELRNQLNVYVDKFKQVEDTLNNSNDLFLSFRKEMEDMSKKGKRLEKENEALKRQKEATAANIIRMAEERQGWKKQLDSADKKVEKLMSIIQQMQQQGRKAPPELASVMESTYSDNNQGGAEGDDESDYSNEGEDEELSEFDDDTEEEAQPVVKQTVPVTYGPERPPAPAQQQAAVTTNGH, translated from the exons ATGCCTTCGGGTCAAATAGAGGCACCATTGACCAACGGTCAGGATGGCCACGCTCATTCAGCGCCTGCTCctgggaagaaggggaaggcgaagaaggcgatTGATTCGTCCGAAGCTTCGCGGCTGCTTCAGGCCCGTATCTCTCAGCTAGAGCAGGATGCCGCTGGAGAAAAGGACCAGGAGCTCGAAATCG AACGAGAAGTCAAGAGAGCCAATCGAGATTTGATGCAACAGGTCGCCAAAATGGACGATATGCAGAAGATCGATCACCTGACAAAACGCTCCAGCGAACTTTTGGCCGACATGCGACGCCTGGAAAAGGAAAaccagaagaacaagaagcgTGGTGATACCTTGCAAAAGGAACGAGATACTGGCCGAACGGAACTTGGCAAGACGGTCGGATTGAAGGAGAAACTCGAGAAATTATGCCGGGAACTGCAACGGGATAACAACAAGATGAAG AATGAGAACAAAGAACTACAGACTACGCAGAAGCGGAATAACGGCGCCTGGGATGAGAAATACGCCACGCTATTGTCCAAACTGGAGGGTTaccaagaagagaaggacaCCCCACGAAAACAGGTAGTCGACATGGAAGTGGACGAACT ATTTCGTGTCCGATTCAAGTCATTTATCGAGCAATACGAACTGCGTGAGCTCCATTTTCATTCCCTCATGCGGACAAAGGAACTGGAGGTTCAATATCACCAATCGCGATACGAACGAGAAAAGAAGAACGCAGAGGCCGAATCCAGCAAGGCTCGCCATCTGCAGGCCCAAGTCCAGGCTTTCACAAAGACTGAGACGGAGCTTCGAAACCAGTTGAACGTCTACGTTGATAAGTTCAAACAG GTTGAGGACACTCTAAACAACAGCAATGACTTATTCCTATCATTCCgaaaggagatggaggacATGTCCAAAAAGGGCAAGCGGCTGGAAAAGGAGAACGAGGCTCTCAAGAGGCAAAaagaagccacagcagcgAATATTATCCGCATGGCCGAGGAGCGTCAGGGTTGGAAGAAACAATTGGATTCGGCCGACAAAAAGGTCGAGAAACTCATGAGCATCATCCAACAAATGCAACAACAGGGGCGGAAAGCCCCGCCAGAGCTGGCCAGTGTCATGGAAAGCACATATTCAGATAATAACCAAGGCGGAGCTGAGGGCGATGACGAGAGTGATTATTCCAACGAAggtgaagacgaagaacTTAGCGAGTTCGACGACGACACCGAGGAGGAAGCTCAGCCTGTGGTGAAACAAACGGTGCCAGTAACGTACGGACCAGAACGACCGCCAGCGCCGGCCCAGCAGCAAGCGGCTGTAACTACCAACGGACACTAG
- a CDS encoding CaaX prenyl protease (similar to Coccidioides immitis RS XP_001239931.1), which translates to MDFLQRLSRFLDRPLFPWKKLILGFSVGQYIFESFLTLRQYGILQKTKPPAVLAKEISQETFDKSQAYGRAKAQFEIVSGLWAQIQNVAFIQFDVLPKLWSWTGDLLLKWAPTRFTGEISHSILFVLSFIVIQQVLSLPTRVYNTFVLEEKFGFNKQTPKLFITDMIKTNLLTVALMPPILAAFLKIIQKTGSHFVFYLWVFAAGLQLFTTTAYPIFIQPLFNKLSPLEEGELKTKVEELAASHKFPLQELFVIDGSKRSAHSNAYFYGLPWKKHIVIYDTLIEKTETNEIIAILAHELGHWKLGHTTRLFGIAQAHLLYVFSLFSVFLNNASLYNAFGFHTVQPIIIGFILFSDALSPMDTVIKLLLNILSRKFEFEADDFAKALGFRTELASSLIKLHAQNLSTMDADWMYASYHFSHPHLSERLKALDWKPKEALTSEKDKDKDGSATATGRDEL; encoded by the exons ATGGATTTCCTTCAG CGCCTGTCGCGATTCCTCGATCGCCCCCTCTTCccatggaagaagctcatTCTCGGCTTCTCCGTCGGCCAGTACATCTTCGAGTCCTTCCTTACCCTCCGCCAATACGGTATCCTCCAAAAGACCAAGCCCCCCGCCGTCCTCGCCAAGGAAATCTCCCAAGAAACCTTTGACAAATCCCAAGCCTACGGTCGCGCCAAAGCTCAATTCGAAATCGTCTCCGGTCTCTGGGCCCAGATTCAAAATGTGGCATTTATCCAGTTCGATGTTCTCCCCAAGTTGTGGTCCTGGACCGGCGATTTGCTCCTCAAATGGGCGCCGACTCGGTTCACTGGCGAAATCAGCCACTCCATCCTCTTTGTTCTCAGCTTCATTGTTATCCAGCAGGTTCTTTCGCTCCCGACACGCGTCTACAACACGTTTGTGCTTGAGGAAAAATTTGGCTTCAACAAGCAGACGCCCAAGCTGTTCATCACGGATATGATCAAGACCAATTTGTTGACTGTTGCCCTCATGCCCCCCATTCTGGCCGCGTTTTTGAAAATTATCCAAAAGACTGGTAGTCACTTTGTGTTCTATCTGTGGGTTTTCGCTGCTGGCTTGCAATTGTTTACGACGACTGCCTAccccatcttcatccagccCTTGTTCAACAAGTTGTCTCCTCTGGAGGAGGGCGAGCTCAAGACCAAGGTCGAGGAGTTGGCTGCCAGTCACAAGTTTCCCCTGCAAGAGCTTTTTGTCATTGATGGAAGCAAGCGAAGCGCGCACTCGAACGCCTATTTCTACGGTCTACCTTGGAAGAAGCACATTGTCATTTACGATACACTGATTGAAAAGACGGAAACCAATGAAatcattgccattctcgctCATGAGCTCGGTCACTGGAAGCTTGGTCACACCACTCGTCTCTTTGGTATTGCCCAG GCTCATCTCCTCTACGtcttctccctcttctccgTATTCCTGAACAACGCCTCCCTGTACAATGCATTCGGATTCCACACCGTacagcccatcatcattggcTTCATCCTATTCAGTGACGCTCTCTCTCCCATGGACACGgtcatcaagctgctcctcAACATCCTCTCTCGCAAGTTCGAGTTCGAGGCcgacgactttgccaaggctcTGGGCTTCCGCACCGAGCTCGCCTCCTCGCTCATCAAGCTGCATGCTCAGAACCTGAGCACCATGGATGCCGATTGGATGTATGCCAGTTATCACTTCTCGCACCCTCATCTGTCGGAGCGTCTCAAGGCCCTGGATTGGAAGCCAAAGGAGGCACTCACCAGtgagaaggacaaggacaaggatggcagTGCGACGGCCACAGGACGTGACGAGCTGTAA
- a CDS encoding zinc metalloprotease (similar to Coccidioides immitis RS XP_001239934.1), which translates to MPSTTRQSQFRKVQSFKTDYAPCTITQYVSERSGMQVVVADRQGPKINGYFTLATEILDDSGAPHTLEHLVFMGSKSYQFKGLLDKLSSRAYSGTNAWTATDHTAYTLETAGWEGFAQVLPVYLEHIILPTITDEAITTEVWHIDGEGNDAGVVYSEMQAVQFRSPEIMDLKARRLLYPENVGFRYETGGMTEALRVLTPERIRQFHRDMYQPRNLCLVIVGETDHVDLLQILDEFEDSIKDDIPALDAKFDRPWLDSAQPPALKESIITTAEFPEEDESVGEILVGFFGPNCVDLIETSALNILLTYLCGSSVSVLENVLVEKEELASSVTQWWEPRPRSVIWLQPTGVATEKLEFVEKRLRELLKEVASKPLDMEYLRECIQREKRQVKFHAETSESFYATNIITDYLFGKRDGSTLRELESLSEYDVLEKWTDEQWRAFLSKWMADAHHISILGKPSHELAKKMKSDEEARITDRKEKLGEKGLEEVAKRLEAAKKKNDEPIPAEVIDRWNVPGTESIHFIDSDTARSGRARSIGIGNGQAQKTIDSATDGKLPLFIQFEDVPTNFVHITIHMGTSQVPVELKPLMSIFSDNFFNTHIMRDGKQVDFEQVVMELERDSIGYNIGGSRSLGDADGFMITFQVEPDKYSAAVNWLRTMMFDSVFDPQRLNAAITKALADIPESKRDGRGMAAEIDAAIHMDKTSLAVAKRTLVKAVYLKRLKKLLNNEPEKVVEWFHTIRKSLFTFQNMRFLVTANVSKLENPIATWDALAETLVAQEAMVPIPKFVDLLNDEGRKPGSVGAIIVPMTTLDSSYSVSTAPSITSLSDPKFPAIMVAIGYLETVEGPLWNAVRGAGYAYGSYFSRNIDSGLLSYRVYRSPDAYKAISASRDAINKIAVGEVAIDKHLLEGTISQIVVMFADEQATMPSAAQQNFVRSVVRGLPKDWSKDILRRVRDVTIDEMKGVMREFILPCFEPGRSNVVVTCAKLMSENMETTFKAMGYKVQTHELSHFHDDYGLKAGEDEEDEEEEDDEDEEGSEGSYDDDDDDSDSD; encoded by the exons atgcCTTCAACAACGCGGCAGTCTCAGTTCCGAAAGGTCCAAAGCTTCAAGACCGACTATGCGCCCTGCACGATCACCCAGTATGTGTCGGAGCGAAGCGGTATGCAGGTTGTAGTTGCCGATCGACAAGGACCCAAGATCAATGGCTACTTCACCTTGGCAACTGAAATACTTGACGATTCAGGTGCTCCTCACACGCTGGAACATTTGGTCTTCATGGGCTCCAAGAGCTACCAGTTTAAAGGTCTTTTAGATAAGCTGTCGTCTCGGGCGTACTCTGGTACCAATGCTTGGACTGCAACAGACCACACAGCATATACACTAGAGACGGCTGGCTGGGAAGGTTTCGCACAAGTTCTTCCAGTCTACTTAGAGCACATCATTCTGCCAACAATCACCGATGAAGCCATTACCACCGAGGTTTGGCACATAGATGGCGAAGGGAACGATGCCGGTGTTGTGTATTCTGAGATGCAGGCTGTTCAGTTCCGCAGTCCAGAGATCATGGACCTCAAAGCCCGTCGCCTATTATACCCGGAAAATGTGGGCTTTCGTTACGAGACTGGTGGCATGACTGAAGCCTTGCGTGTCCTGACGCCAGAGAGAATCCGCCAATTCCATCGGGACATGTATCAACCACGGAACCTTTGTCTAGTCATTGTTGGCGAGACCGACCACGTGGACTTGCTGCAAATTCTCGACGAGTTCGAGGACAGTATCAAAGACGATATTCCTGCTTTGGATGCTAAATTTGATAG ACCCTGGCTGGATTCTGCCCAGCCGCCAGCGCTGAAGGAAAGCATCATCACTACCGCTGAATTcccagaagaagacgagtCAGTGGGCGAGATTCTCGTTGGCTTCTTTGGCCCTAATTGCGTTGATCTCATCGAAACCTCCGCTCTCAACATTTTGCTTACCTATCTTTGCGGCTCCTCGGTGTCCGTTCTCGAAAACGTGCTCgttgagaaagaagagcttgCCAGCTCTGTCACGCAATGGTGGGAACCAAGACCGAGGTCTGTCATCTGGCTCCAGCCAACAGGCGTTGCCACAGAAAAGCTAGAGTTTGTGGAAAAGCGACTGAGGGAGCTTCTGAAAGAGGTCGCGAGCAAGCCTCTCGATATGGAATATCTACGGGAATGCATCCAACGGGAGAAGcgacaagtcaagttccaTGCCGAGACGTCTGAATCATTTTATGCAACCAACATCATTACCGATTATCTCTTCGGCAAGCGGGACGGTTCGACACTACGGGAACTTGAATCTCTCAGCGAGTACGATGTCCTGGAGAAGTGGACTGATGAGCAATGGCGCGCCTTTCTCAGCAAATGGATGGCCGACGCTCATCACATTTCTATCCTCGGCAAACCTTCACATgaactggccaagaagatgaaaTCGGATGAGGAGGCCAGAATCACAGACAGAAAGGAGAAGCTCGGGGAAAAGGGACTGGAAGAGGTGGCTAAGCGCcttgaagctgccaaaaagaagaacgATGAGCCTATTCCTGCTGAAGTCATTGATCGATGGAATGTTCCAGGAACGGAGTCTATTCACTTCATTGATTCTGATACCGCCCGGTCTGGGCGAGCGCGGTCCATTGGTATAGGAAACGGCCAAGCACAAAAGACCATCGACTCCGCCACGGATGGCAAATTGCCACTATTCATCCAGTTTGAAGATGTGCCCACGAACTTTGtccacatcaccattcaTATGGGTACCTCGCAGGTGCCCGTTGAGCTGAAGCCGCTCATGTCCATATTCAGcgacaacttcttcaacacacATATAATGCGGGATGGCAAGCAAGTAGACTTTGAGCAGGTCGTCATGGAGCTTGAGAGAGATAGTATCGGCTACAACATCGGAGGATCTCGATCACTTGGCGACGCAGACGGCTTCATGATCACTTTTCAAGTCGAGCCTGACAAGTACTCTGCTGCAGTCAACTGGCTGAGAACCATGATGTTTGACTCCGTATTTGACCCTCAGCGCCTCAACGCCGCAATCACCAAGGCCCTCGCTGACATTCCCGAATCCAAACGTGATGGGCGTGGCATGGCCGCTGAAATCGACGCCGCCATTCACATGGACAAGACATCACTCGCTGTGGCCAAGCGAACACTGGTCAAGGCCGTCTATCTCAAGCGTCTCAAgaagctcctcaacaacGAACCCGAGAAAGTAGTCGAGTGGTTCCACACGATTCGCAAGTccctcttcaccttccaAAACATGCGCTTCCTCGTCACCGCGAATGTATCCAAGCTCGAAAACCCAATAGCTACCTGGGACGCACTCGCGGAGACACTTGTCGCACAAGAAGCCATGGTACCGATCCCCAAATTCGTCGACCTCCTCAACGACGAAGGTCGCAAGCCGGGATCCGTCGGCGCCATCATCGTCCCCATGACCACCCTCGACAGCTCGTACTCCGTCAGCACCGCACCAAGCATCACATCCCTCTCTGATCCCAAGTTCCCTGCCATAATGGTCGCAATCGGATACCTCGAGACAGTGGAAGGCCCTCTCTGGAACGCCGTCCGCGGCGCCGGCTACGCATACGGTTCCTACTTCTCCCGCAACATCGACTCTGGGCTGCTCTCGTACAGAGTGTACCGATCTCCCGACGCATACAAGGCCATCTCCGCGTCCCGcgacgccatcaacaagattgcCGTTGGCGAAGTCGCCATTGACAAGCATCTCCTCGAGGGAACGATAAGCCAGATTGTCGTCATGTTTGCGGACGAACAAGCCACCATGCCTAGTGCCGCACAGCAAAACTTTGTTCGTAGCGTCGTGCGTGGTCTACCCAAGGACTGGAGCAAGGATATACTCAGGCGTGTGCGGGATGTTACCATTGATGAAATGAAGGGCGTTATGCGGGAGTTTATTTTACCCTGCTTTGAGCCCGGTAGGAGCAACGTGGTGGTTACCTGTGCCAAGTTGATGTCTGAG AATATGGAAACGACGTTCAAGGCCATGGGGTACAAGGTGCAGACTCACGAGTTGAGCCACTTCCATGATGATTATGGTCTAAAAGCtggcgaggacgaggaggatgaggaagaagaagatgatgaagacgaggaaggcTCAGAGGGCTCgtatgacgatgatgatgacgactcGGACTCAGACTAG